AATTAATTGACAACAATAATCTACAGGCTTCGACTTGAAATACATAAGAATCCATTTTTGTACGAGACGTGTTAGGGCGCCTCACTGGTTGAAGATGAACGAGCATGGACTTTCAACTAGGAGCTAACCCTTTTTTACTTGAACGATAAGATAGAATAAAAACGAGGCTTCGTTCAAAAGAGTTTCAGCGCTTTGGTAGCTACACTGAATGTCTTTTACCTATCGTACGATAAGGTTGGCTTTAAAAATGCAAGACTTCAATCCTGAAACTGCTCTATTTTAGTAGCTCGAACGGTCGGATATAAAAGTATCGACCAGGATAATTGATTGATAATATTAGAACGAAGAATTATCAGTGTGCACAATAAAAGAAATTGACTGAAATTCTTCTTAAATAATGGCACTTTTACTCAAAGTATATACATAATTATTCGAAAATGGATTCATTTTTCAACGCTTTTCGTTTCTTTTTCTGCTTGAAAATAGCCTGAATACAAGCTTAGCACTATTTTAGTATGTTTACACTCGGAAAGGAAATAGTAAAAGAATAAGGTTTGTTATTTGAACAAATCCAGCGCTTATGTTTTAATACAATAAGTACGTCTACATAGCTATTTAAAAAAATAAAATTAGAAAGGATTATTTTTGTGAAGAAAGTAACGCGAGTATTCTATATTTCAGCAATTGTCGCAGTACTATTCATTATTTGGGGAATAATTCCGAAAGACGTATTGCCAAATGCCAACTTAGATAACATCACGAATATAATTCAATCATTTCTTGTTGATGAGTTCGGTTGGTTTTACTTATTGAGTGCAACCTCGTTTGTTATTTTTGCGATCTATCTCATTTTTTCAAAATATGGCAATATCAAATTAGGTCGCCCCGGAGACAAACCAGAATACAGCTATTTAACATGGTTTGCTATGTTATTTAGTGCTGGTATGGGTATTGGTCTTGTATTTTGGGGAGCAGCTGAACCTTTATCTCATTTTCATGATCCACCTTTTGGAGCGGAAGAAACAAATGATGCTGCTAAAACAGCGATGCAATACAGCTTTTTCCATTGGGGAGTTCACCCTTGGGCTATATACGCTACAATTGCCTTAGCATTAGCATACTTTAAGTTTCGTAAACAAGCACCAGGAGTTGTAAGCGCCGTTCTTGAACCGTTGTTTGGTGATCGAATTAAAGGCGCTTTAGGAACAACGATTGATTTTATTGTTGTTTTTGCCACAGTATTTGGTGTATCTACTTCTCTCGGTTTGGGAGCCATTCAAATTAGCGGTGGACTTTCATACGTTACCGGGATCGAATCAACTATTACACTTCAATTAATCATCATTGGAATTGTTACCGTCTTATATATGACTTCAGCTATGTCCGGACTAAACAGAGGAATTAAATATTTAAGTAATGCCAACCTTGTTCTAGCCGTATTACTTATGCTATTTGTATTGTTCTTGGGTCCAACCAATTTTATAATGAACTACTTTACCACAACTTTAGGAAGTTATATTCAGAACCTTCCTAGTATGAGTCTGCGCATGACTCCATTTAACGAAGAAAATTCTTCATGGCTTAATAACTGGACATTCTTTTATTGGGCTTGGTGGATTGCTTGGGCACCATTTGTAGGAACGTTTATAGCAAGGGTTTCCCGAGGAAGGACAATAAGAGAATTTGTATTAGGCGTACTACTTGTACCTACTATATTTGGAGCGTTATGGTTCTCTGTATTTGGGGGATCATCTATCTATTTGGAAACATTCAAAGGTGCAAACGTTATGCAGACAATCAATGAGCTTGGAGAGGAAACAGCCTTGTTTGCTGTGTTGGAACACTTTCCAATTGGTACTGTAATATCAATTATTGCTATTTTACTGATTTGTACCTTTTTCATTACATCTGCGGACTCAGCAACCTTTGTCCTTGGAATGCAAACAACCGGAGGAAGCTTAGACCCTGCCAACTCAGTTAAATTTATATGGGGGATTATTCAATCAAGTGCTGCAGCAGTACTGCTATGGCAAGGTGGATTGAATGCATTACAAACCGCCTCAATTATAGCAGCTTTTCCTTTTGCCATTATCATGATTTTAGTCATTTTTTCGCTCGTAAAATCATTTAGGCAAGAGGCAAAGGAGCTTGATTTAACAGGCAAAAGAAAAAGCTAGAGCCTAAATTGCTCTAGCTTTTTTTGTATATAAAGTGAAGCTTCAATTAGCGAGGGGGGTCTTTTACCCCATTGATGATTAATATCAGGTTAGCTATGACCTAAGAGCCCCTGAACAGGAACCAGATGTTTACTTCCTCACCTATCCTCCTTAGGGTTTCACAATATAGCTTCGAAGGCGAGTCCTGACTTAGTGCTAGTTACCCTTGCGCTACTTATTATAAAACGGATTATACGTTGTTCAACAGCATTTTTTCCGTCTTTAGAAGGGTTTTTGTCTCACCTGCCGTTCATTCAGCAAAACTAAATTTTTACATGAGAGAGCCTTCTTTTCCTATTTAATTTTCACTTTATAGACGATACAAACGTATATAGATGATGTTCTTCAGGTTTAGTAACTGCAGTCTAGGAATAGTCCATGTAACAATCTTTACTTTTTGTTATCCTATATTACTAGCTCTAACATAGCGTTATCAACTTTATAACAGTTGCATTACAAAGAGCATACTTACGTTCACATTTGTTAAACTAAAACTACCGACAATAAATGACAAGTAGGTGAGGATTATCAAAAAGTTAATTATTTGTCTAATGATTGCATTTGTTCTAGTCACTGGCTGTGATACTTTCAGTGCTTCAACCATTAATATTATTTCCTTTCAACCAAAAGACTATGATGTCATTTTTTATACGCACCAGAACAATAACCCATTAGAAAATCTATATTTTGATGCTATTATTGAAATAAAAGCGGATTATCCCTCCGAGTTTAGTGAAGTAAAAACTAGAGAAGTCGCAATTGATGAAGTCGAAGATGAAGTTGATCCTAAATATCCCACTTTAATTATTAGGAAAGATGATAAAATGATAGAGCGTATTACTGGACAAGCGTCAAAACAAGAAATAATAAACAAACTTAAAAATTTGTTGTAAAATATCCACAAAAACGATGTTGCATGCCAAACTTTTATTCCCACTTGAATTACAGCTGAAATATAGAAAAAACAAGCCATAAAACATTTTAAATACCACATTCTCTATTATACGTTATCCCCTATATAGCACTTACTAAATTGCTACCGTTTACTGTTACTAACTGAAACAGAGCCAATTTACTTGGTATAATATACAGATACACTTCGAAATTTAATAGTTAATTTTAATTGCTATCAACGTATTTCTTCATTTTGAACTTACAAATTATACACATTTTTTACTTCTTTTCTTCAAGTTAACAAAGCATTCGCTACGTCTTAACAACCGCCTTATTTTTCCTATTCCCCCTTGAGACTGAGACATAACTATTTTATCAAAGTAAAATCCGAAGCATCTAGAACAGACGGGCGTTGCAAATAACCCACTCCGGAAAGTTTTTTCGCTTTCTGTAACCGACTGGTTGCTTTCTCGTTCTAACGGCTGCGAGATCTCGCCGATGCTTTTTCCTGTTTTAGACTTACGTATATTTCCGAAGTTAAAATAGTGCAGCATCGCTTTTAAAAGTTAATGTTGTTTCATATTGAACATATATGCTATCTAGTTGTGCGTTATATTCATAAAAAAAGAGCTGCTCTGAAAATAGAACAGCTCTCTACTTTAATATTATAGCATATGAATAGGTGTACCTAGCGCTACTTCAGCAGCTTCCATCGTAATTTCACCTAGGGTTGGATGAGCGTGAATAGTTAATGCAATATCTTCTGCTGTCATACCAGCTTCAATTGCAAGTCCCAGTTCTGAAATCATATCACTCGCGTTTGGTCCAGCGATTTGTGCACCAATAACTAAGCCATCGTCTTTACGAGTAATAAGCTTCATGAATCCATCACTATCATTTAACGATAATGCACGACCGTTAGCAGCAAATGGGAACTTAGCAGCTTTGACATCATATCCTGCATCTTTTGCTTCTTGTTCCGTATAACCAACTGTAGCCAATTCTGGGTCTGAGAAGACAACAGCAGGCAAGCTTAAGTAGTCGATTTCTGCTTTCTCCCCACTAATTGCTTCTGCAGCTATTTTTCCTTCATAAGAAGCTTTATGAGCTAATGGAGGTCCAGCAACGATATCGCCGATTGCGTAGATGTTGTCAATGTTTGTACGGCATTGCTTATCAATTTTAATTAAGCCACGGTCGTCTTTTTCAATTCCAACTTGCTCTAGACCAAGATCTTCCGTATTCGGACGACGACCAACAGTAACTAATACATAATCAGCTTCCACGGTCTCTTCTTTCCCTTTAACTTCATAGGTTACTTTGACACCGTCTTTCGTCTCTTCTACGCCTTTAGCCATTGCTTCTGTAATAATGGTAACATCTTTTTTCTTCAAGCGTTTCTTCACTACTTGGCTCATTTGCTTTTCAAAACCGCCTAAAATTTCTTTAGCACCTTCAAGAACAACGATTTCTGTTCCGAAATTTGCATAAGCAGTTCCAAGCTCTGTACCAATATATCCGCCACCAATGACAACCATTTTCTTTGGAATCTCTTTAAGGTTTAATGCACCAGTGGAGTCTAGTACACGATCTGAAAATTTA
This genomic interval from Virgibacillus pantothenticus contains the following:
- the lpdA gene encoding dihydrolipoyl dehydrogenase, which encodes MVVGDFPIEVDTLVVGAGPGGYVAAIRAAQLGQKVTIADKGALGGVCLNVGCIPSKALIQAGHLAQQAHGNEELGIKTENVSVDFSKVQEWKGSVVKKLTSGVEGLLKGNKVDIVKGEVYFVDKNTAKIMDEKNSQTYTFNNCIIATGSTPIEIPNFKFSDRVLDSTGALNLKEIPKKMVVIGGGYIGTELGTAYANFGTEIVVLEGAKEILGGFEKQMSQVVKKRLKKKDVTIITEAMAKGVEETKDGVKVTYEVKGKEETVEADYVLVTVGRRPNTEDLGLEQVGIEKDDRGLIKIDKQCRTNIDNIYAIGDIVAGPPLAHKASYEGKIAAEAISGEKAEIDYLSLPAVVFSDPELATVGYTEQEAKDAGYDVKAAKFPFAANGRALSLNDSDGFMKLITRKDDGLVIGAQIAGPNASDMISELGLAIEAGMTAEDIALTIHAHPTLGEITMEAAEVALGTPIHML
- a CDS encoding glycine betaine uptake BCCT transporter; translated protein: MKKVTRVFYISAIVAVLFIIWGIIPKDVLPNANLDNITNIIQSFLVDEFGWFYLLSATSFVIFAIYLIFSKYGNIKLGRPGDKPEYSYLTWFAMLFSAGMGIGLVFWGAAEPLSHFHDPPFGAEETNDAAKTAMQYSFFHWGVHPWAIYATIALALAYFKFRKQAPGVVSAVLEPLFGDRIKGALGTTIDFIVVFATVFGVSTSLGLGAIQISGGLSYVTGIESTITLQLIIIGIVTVLYMTSAMSGLNRGIKYLSNANLVLAVLLMLFVLFLGPTNFIMNYFTTTLGSYIQNLPSMSLRMTPFNEENSSWLNNWTFFYWAWWIAWAPFVGTFIARVSRGRTIREFVLGVLLVPTIFGALWFSVFGGSSIYLETFKGANVMQTINELGEETALFAVLEHFPIGTVISIIAILLICTFFITSADSATFVLGMQTTGGSLDPANSVKFIWGIIQSSAAAVLLWQGGLNALQTASIIAAFPFAIIMILVIFSLVKSFRQEAKELDLTGKRKS